Within Paenibacillus sp. RUD330, the genomic segment GGATACCAGGGACGGCGACCGCGGCGGCATTCGTATGGGGCAATGTCTTCATTGCGGGCAACGACTGGCTTCCGCCCACCATAGCATGCGCCGTCGTGACCGTGCTGGGCATCATCTTCCATTACCGGATCAAGCTGTCGGAGTCGATCCGGCTCATGATCCTGCTCCATATTCTCTTGACGTTCGTTCATATCGGAATCAGTTACGGCTTCATGGCCGAACAGGGGATCGATTTCAACCTGACGGAAGTGCTGCTGATCACAGCGGGATCCCTCCTCTCCGCTCCGCTAGTATCCTACACCTACTATTTGGTGAAGCATCAGGAGAGGATGACCGAGGAGCTGTTCAACGCGGAGAAATACCATCTCATCGGGCAACTGACGGCCTCCATCTCGCATGAGGTGCGCAACCCGCTGACGACGGCCAGAGGTTTCCTCCAGCTGATGGGCAAGCCGGGACTGGATCAGCAGGCGATGGATCGATACCGCAACCATGCCCTTGAAGGCATCGACGGAGCCAATGCCATCATTACCGATTACCTCAATTATTCCAAGCCCTCCGTCGACGAGCCGAAGCCGCTCGATATCCGGCAGGAGCTCAGCAGCGTCGAGCAGTGGGTCAAGCCTCTATGCGTCATGTCGGGCATCGAGTTCGTGACGAGCCATTCGACGGAAGAGCCGCTCATCATTGTCGGGGACTCGAAGAAATTCCAGCAATGCCTGCTGAATATCATGAAGAACGGGATCGAGTCGATGCCGGAAGGCGGCGTCCTTACCATCAGCACGAGGCAGGAGAACGACAAGGCCCTGATCTTCATCCGGGATACGGGAGTGGGGATGAACGAGCAGCAGCTGAAGCGCATCGGGATGCCGTTCTATACGACCAAGGACAAGGGAACCGGACTCGGACTCATGGTCGTGACCAACCTGATCAAGGCGATGGGCGGCCGGACGTATTACCGCAGCAAGCCGAATCAGGGGACGATCTGCGAGGTTCATTTGCCGCTGGCCCCGAATCCGGCTTCCTCTTGATCCTCCAGCCGGCGGAGCGTCAATGTCCAAGCGGCGTCCTCCGGCCCGGCATGGCCGCAAGGCGGCCGGAGCAGCCTGTTCAGCGGGGCGGACAGATCAAGCAGCGTCAGCAGGTCGCTGCGTTGGAGCGCGAGCAGCTGATAGGCGGTTCGCGCTTCTTTGCCGCACGGACCGTGCAGGGCGCCCGTGAGGGGAGTTCCGTTGACCGCAAGCGCGGGAAGAATGGAACTGCCGCCTGTTATGGAGATACCGGCCAGATAGATTCCGCCCGCTTTGATCCGGATCGCGCCGGATGAGCTCAGCGATAAGGCCGGATGCCGGGCCGGGCAGCTTTTGCTGAACGCCAGCCCAGGCTGCGGCGCATCGGCCGAATCCAGCCTGCAGCCGGTGAATTGAATGATGCCGTCGTTCCCGCCGGAACGGCCGGCGGAGGTTGCGCAAGTCATGGGATGCCTTCTTCCGCTTTGTATTCTGTCTTCCCAGCTATCTTATGCAGGAGCCGAAAGGAGAACGACGCCTTGGAGCCTCTTCTTCACCACTTCAGCGAGGAGTCCGCCATCAGCCGCTTTGTCCCTCGGCCAAGGCCCGGACGCGACGATCTGCCTGCCGCGGTATGGGCTGTCGACGAAGAGCATAGCGTGAATTATTTCTTTCCGCGGGAATGTCCGCGGATCATCTACAATCGCCAGCCCGGGCTTGATGGGCGGGAGGAGCGGCTGCTCTTCGGCATGTCCGGCGCCTCGCGGATCATTCTGGTCGAGAGCCGATGGCTGGAGCGGATTCGGGCTGCGGCTTTGTACCGGTATGAGATGCCTGCCGATACATTCCAGATGGAGGACGATAGCGCGGGCTACTATGTTTCGGATGAGACGGTTGTCCCCCGATCGGTCGATCGCATGCCTGATCTCCTAGGTGAAATCGCGCGCTCCGGCGCGGAGCTGCGCGTAACGCCAAGCCTCTTTCCCGCCAGGGACGCGATTATGCAATCGTCGCTGCGCCAGTTTTCCATCATTCGGTTCCACAACGCGAGATGAGACTCTTCAGCCGTTTGGCTGAAGGGTCTTTTTTCCTATTTTCAAGGACTGGAAGGTATAAATAATTTGAAAATAGTTGACATAAGTTTAAGGTAAATCTATAATTTCGTTGAAATTATGTTTTCGTTCCTTGTTTGACCAAACAAAACAGGAATGAAATCAAGAAGCAAGTCGAGAGAGAGAAAGAAAGAGGCTCTGACAGGGCAGCAAGGAAGCGTCAACCCTATTCATGACGGGAGGAATGGAATTGTCCAGCTCCAGATGTTCGAGACAGCCATTATTGAAAGCGCTTTTATCGTGGGTGCTGGCATTCGGTCTGATGACGCCTGCCTTCGGGTCGGCGGCCGGTGCTTCTCCAACGGGAGCATCGGAAGAAGGGAGCGTGACGGAATCCGCATACGGAGGCGTTCCGGATCAGGTATACGGAGGGAATACCTTGTTCTCCTCCTACATTGCCGCAGAAGGAGGCAAGCTGATGGAGGACGGCAGGGAATACCGCTTTGCCAGCCTCAACTATCCCGGGGCGCTGGGGGACCCGGCATTCTCCCAGGACGACGCTCTTCGCACGATCAAGGCGATGGGCGGGAAAGCGACCCGCTCCTATGTGCCGTCCGTTCTCCGTTATGACGGTTCCAACAAGGACTCGGCCTTCATCCTCGGACCGGATTCCAGCGGCAGGATGCAGTTCAGCGAGGAAGGCTTCGCCAAGATGGACCGCATGCTCGCTCTCGCCAATCAGACCGGCGTCCGGGTCATCATCCCGTTCGTCGATCAATGGCAGTGGGTCGGCGGCATTGAAAGCTACGTCAACTTCGTCTATCCCGGCACGATAACGGGGGATGCGGCGACGGATCCGGACGGCTGGATGTTCTACACCGACCCTAAGGTCATCGGTCTGTTCAAGCAGGTCGTCCATTACATGATGAACCGCATCAACACGATTACGGGAGTGAAATACAAGGACGACAAGGCGATCCTTGCCTGGGAGACGGGCAACGAGCTGGGCGGCTACAACCAGGACAAGTTCCCGCAGTCATGGACGACGGAAATCGCCCGCTACATCAAGGAGGAGGAGCAGCCCAAGCAGCTGCTGCTCGACGGGCGCTTCTCGATCAACGCCGGATCGCTGACGGACGATCATATCGACATCGTCGGCAATCATTTCTACACCGGCAATTTCATCGACAAGATCAATGCCGACGCAGCCTTGGCCGCAGGCAAGAAACCTTACATTCTGGGCGAGTTCGGGCTCTACACGACCAAGGAGCCGGTTGAAGCCCTGTACAACGCGGCGCTGCAAAACGGCACCTCCGGCATCATGATCTGGTCGCTGAGGCCGCATAAGGAGGACGGCGGCTTCTACTGGCATGACGAAGATCCGGGCAACTGGGCGTCGTATCACTGGCCGGGCTTCGCCTCGGGCGATTATTACGGCGAGACGGATATTATCCGGACGGTGTACAACTACGCTCATTACATGAATGCGCTGGATAAAGGCAAGACCTCCGCGGTTCCCGCGATTGCGGCGCCGGAAGGAGCTCCGAAACTGTTCCCGATCGATTCGGTCGCGGACATCAGGTGGCAGGGGGTTGTCGGAGCATCCGGCTACGAGGTGCAGCGCTCCGCCGACGGAATGAATTGGGAGACGGTCGCAGCCGACGCCTCCGACGGAGGACGCGCCGGAACGAAGGCTTTCCACGACGAGCAGGCCATCACCGGCACGTTGTATCAGTACAGGGTACGCGGAGTCAACGAGTCCGGCGCATCGGCGTGGTCCAACGTCGTGAGCACGACGGCTAGACATCTCATCGCGGATGAAATGAGCCTCATGCAGAATCCCAAGGAGAATCGCCAGACGTATGCCTATGACCAGTCCTCCAATGTGCTGAACAAGGCGGACAACTGGAACGAGCTCGGCCAAGGCTTCAAAGCCTATGTCGCCGGCGCGTTGCCGGGCACGCTTACCTATGCGGCGCCTGTTCCGCTGGAGGCGGTGCGCATAAAGGCCGAGGGCAGCGGCAAGGTGCGGCTGTTCGTCTCCTCGGTCAACGGAAAGTATGCCGAAATCCAGCCGAGGCTGGCGGACGGGCTGTGGACGGCAGACGGGCTTCCGGCAGAAACCCGGTATGTGAAGCTGGCCATCGACGGCGGCAGCTCCGTTCTGGTCGACCGTGTCGAGCTGGAGTACGCCTATGCCGGCCAAGGCTATCGGCCCGTCCCGGCGCCGGTGCGCAGCGGGTTGATCGTAGACCGCAGCTTCGACGGACAGCCGGACTCGGCATCGGGCAATCTGGCCGTTCGCGGGGCTTCCGCCGGCACGGAAGGGCTGCCGGTCCTCAGCCGCCTGGACGGAGAGCATGCGGAGCTTGTGTATGCAGCTGCAGGCGACATGAACTCCTACCGGTTCACCTCGTATGTGAAAGGAGGAGAGGAGCTGCAGCTGTCGGCTTCCATCGACGGCTTGAATTACCAGCCGCTGCAGCCGGCGGTGACCCGCAAGGAGACGGCGGACGGATGGAGCCGCCAAGTCTATGCGGGCTTCGAGCTGCCGGCGGGAACCCGTTACATCAAGGCCGCCTATCCGGCAGGCGGAAGCCCGGAGTCGCCGGCTCTCGCCAAAGCCGATATCGGGTTCGGAGCGGCTCTGATTCCGCTTACGGAAGCTCCGCCCGCGAACGTCCTCGAGGACGGCGAATACGATTACGGCAAGGATGACAGCATCGCAGCCCGTTACGAGCGGGACCAGGATGGCGGCGAGGCCTCGATTGCCCTCGATGCCGCCGCGAAGAATCGCGGCAGCTACGGCGCGAAACTCCGCTACGAGCTCGGCTCCGCTTCGTTTGCGGGCTTGAGCAGGCCGATCGGCCATGCCGACCTGTCTTCCTTTGATGCCCTGCATGCTTGGGTGAAGCCGGACGGCAGCGGCAATAGGCTCGGCTTCCGGCTCTTCACGGGAGATGGACGGATATGGGAAGCGGCGGCTACGCTCGGCGGCACGGCGGCGCGCACGCTGGAGGTCAAGCTTGCGGACTTCACGCTTGCGGCAGGCGATGTCGGCCGAGGACCGATCGATCTGTCCGACGTGACCGGATTCGGCCTGTATGTAGGCAAGACGGATGGAGCTTCCCCCGCAGCGGGCACGATCGTCGTGGACGACGTGCGGATGGCCAATGCCTCCAAGCTGGACAATTTCGAAGGTTATGGCGGCTACAATGCCCTGGTGCAGAAAGCATTCGCGCGCAACACCGGCGGCGGAGCGCTGGATGTATCGCTGGACGGCTCCCGCAAATCCGAGGGCGATTACGGCTTGCGGATGGACTACGACTTCAGCGGTCCGGGATACGCGGGCGGCAGCTTCAGCCCCGATTACCTGAAGCTGGACGGTTATGACGGCTTCAGCTTCTGGCTGCAGCCGGACGGGTCGAACAATGAGCTGGCCATCCAGTTTTCCGACGACGCCGGGAAGTTCTGGGAGACGAAGGCGGTCTTCCGCGGCAGCGATCCGCGCTTGATGTACGTTCCATTCAGCGCCTTCCGCTACCCGAGCTGGTATGGCGGCGATCCCGGCGACCGTCCGGACCCGAGCCGGCAGATCAAGACGTTCTCCCTGTATCTCGGCGGATCGCCGGATTCGCTGTCCTCTTCCGGGACGCTGTATGTCGACGATATCCAGGGAGCGGACTTTACCGACAGGCTCAACGCGGCTTCCATAGCCATCCGGGACAGCGGAGCCGTCATCGGAACGCTGCCATACACCCTCAGCGGCACGGCCAGCGGAGCGGAATTCGTGCGCATCCAGGTCGGCAAGCAGACGTTCCATGCTCCGGTGAAGCCGGACGGAACCTGGTCGTATACGACTTCCAAAATCGCCAACGGCATGAAGGAGGCGACGGCTGCCATCGAGCTGTTCGACGGGACCGTCCTTCACAGCAGCACGGCGGCGTTGAACGTGAATGTGCCGGGCAATCCTTATGATGACGGCACGGCGCCTGCGGCGAACAACCGGCTGCTCAATCCGGGCTTCGAGGAAGCCGTCGATGCGGGCGCATGGCCTGTGCTGCCGAAGCACTGGTCCAGCAAAGACGCCGAGGGCGCCGAGATGACGAGCGGCATCGTCAAGCTGGAGGGCGGGGCGCGCAGCGATCAATATGCTCTCGTCCACTGGAACGACCAAGCCTACGAAGTCACGACTTCGCAGGAGGCCGATGGCCTCGAGCCCGGCATCTACGAGCTGAAAGCCTGGACGAAGTCCAAGGGCGGCCAGATAACCGCCGAAATGACGGCGACGGGCGATCAGGGAGCCGTGCGGAAAGCGGCGATTCCGCAAGGTGAGAGCTCATGGGCATCCGTCAAGCTGTCGGGGCTCGAGGTGCGGGACGGCAAGCTGGCCGTCGGCTTCCATTCCCAGGACAGCGGGGGCAACTGGATCAAGGTGGACGACGTCTCGCTGATCAAGACGGCGGACCTGCCTGGAGGAGGGGCGACGCCAACGCCGACGCCTGGAGGAGGAGCGACGCCGACGCCTGGAGGAGGGGCGACGCCGACGCCTGGAGGAGGGGCAACGCCGACGCCAGGTGGAGAGGCGACGCCGACGCCTGGAGGAGGGGCAACGCCGACGCCAGGTGGGGAAGCGACGCCGACGCCAGGTGGAGGGGCAACGCCGACGCCAGGTGGAGGGGCAACGCCGACGCCAGGTGGGGAAGCGACGCCAACGCCTGGAGGAGAGGCGACGCCGACGCCAGGTGGGGAAGCGACACCGACGCCTGGAGGAGCTTGGACACCAATGCCTAGCGAGACGCCATCGCCTACTAGCGCCACACCTGCTCCCAGCGCCATACCTGCTCCAAGTCTGAAGCCGTCGCCGAGCACGAAGCCAGTTCCCTCCTTTGGCGATTTGGGCGGGACCGATTGGGCGCGTTCCGCCATCGAAGAGATGGCGGCCAAAGGAATCATGCTGGGAGTAGGGGGCGACAAGTTCGCTCCGGACAAACCTCTTACACGCGCTGAATTCATTACAGCCTTGTTCCGGGCGTTCCGGTTGGATGCCGCCGAAACGGCGGGAGGACTCAGCGATGTGAAACCGATGAGAGCCTTCAGCGACGTGAAGCCCGATGCTTGGTATGCCGAGGCGGTGGCGGCTGCTGCCAGGCTGGGCATTGCTGGCGGCACCGGTGCCGGCAAATTCGAGCCGAACCGAGCGATCACACGCGAGGAAATGGCGGTCATGGCCGCGAATGCTCTCAAGCATCTGAACCGTCTCATGTCCGCCGACGTGAATGCGGAGCTCGCGGGCTTCAAGGACCGCGGCCAAATAGCGGGTTATGCCCGATCGTCGGTCGCGCAGCTGGCTGCCCTCGGAGTCATGAACGGCGCCGGAGCAGACGGCTTCGCGCCGAAGGGCAAGGCTACCCGCGCCCAGGCAGCGGTTGTGCTGCAGCGGATGCTGAAGCTGCTTGAATAAAGAACGATAGAGAAAGGCCGCTTCCCGTCATCTGGAGATGAGGGAGCGGCCTTCTTTGTCGAGCTCAAAATTGTATTTTGCCGAGCGGCCATCAAGCCTTCTTTGGCGACCGGCAGCTTCATGGCGTGATTGTGCCTTTAAGTTCCTGCTGATCGTGGCGAAGACGGCGTCGCCAACCTAATCTGACATACGATCCGTTATTCAGCCGATTGGGGACGATTTCGCAATTTAACGGACATACGATCCGTTATTTTCGTGAAAATCGTCTTTGGTGTCAGGTTTTTGAGGAAATAACGGATCTGATGTCCGATAAAATCCAAAATGGGGTTGAAATGACCAAATAACGGATCTGATGTCCGATAGAACTCCGAATTAGTCGCGAACCATAGGCGGCAGGTCTGATATTTTCGAGTAGAACCCTCAATGGGTCGCGAACCTTAGGCAGGAATTGGATGAAGTCCGATCAAACTACAATTGGTCGTGAAATAAGCAGGGGTTGGATGAAGTCCGAAAGAACTACGAAATGGTCGCGAAATCGACAAGGGTTGCATGATGTCCGATAGAAGCTTCCTCCCCTTCGACATCGACTCAATCCTTTGCTACCATGGAGGGCTCTATCAGGGCGATTCCCGGCAAGCCTTGCTGGACTTGACCGGCAGCCTGTAAGATCCTTTCGGCGGGATTTCATCGGCGGCAATGGATTTGCGAGCCAGAAGATCATCCACATTGTTGTCCGGCCCACAAAGCCTGCCGTCGTGAATGATCAGCGCATCTCCCGCAATGAGCATGCGTTGGCGGTGCAGGTAGATGCTGATATGGCCCTGCGTATGGCCGGGAGTGGCGATGATGCAAAGCCGCCGAAGCGCTCAAGCCGTTCGCCGCCGCTGGAGGATGAGGGCTGCGTCTGCCGAATAGGAATGATGACAAGAAAGGCCGGTTACCTTCCTCCGGCGGCGCAGCGGTTTGTCGAGTTCGCTGCGGAAGCCTTTGGAAAATCCTGATAAAACGACGGCAAGCCTATCTTCAGGAGGGATGAAATTATGCCTGAATTCAATCGAGTGGTCCCCATTATGCGCATGTTCGACGTCGGCAAGGCGAAGGAATTCTACCTGGATTTTCTGGGGGCTGAACGGCTCTGGGAGCATCGATTCGAGGAGCCGCTGCCTCTCTATATGGCCATAAAGCTGGGAGGCTGCGAGCTGCATCTATCGGAGCATCATGGAGATGGAAGTCCCGGCGCCAACATCCGGATCGAGACGGCAAGCCTGACGGACTATCACAAGGCCCTTTTGGACAGCGGCTACCGGTATGCCAGGCCGGGATTGGAAAAGCCCCCTTGGGGCGGCTGCGAAGTCATCGTGACGGATCCGTTCGGGAACCGGATCACTTTCTATGAAGCAGGCGGAGTCTAAGAATAGAAGGGATGCGACGGTCAGCGGTTCAGACCAGGTCCATCTGTTTCTTCGGCTATAACCGTTCTTTCCATATCCTCCCGCCTCGGCCGCAAGTATAGTAAGTGCAGGATAAAACGAGGGAGAGAGCCATGAGCATGAACATATCCGTAGAGCCGTGCGGCCTGGACCGCAAATATATCCTGATGAATCTGTATCCGCTGTATCTGCATGATCTGGCCGGGATCCGGGAAGTCTTGCCGAACCGCTGCGGTGTCTTTGAAGAGGATGACGGCATCCGGACCCTGCAGGAGCAGCAGGGCGGATTCGACATCTGGTGGGAAAAGGAAGGCCTTTTGTTCCCCTATCTGATCCTCGCGGACGGACTTCCGGCCGGCTTCGCGCTCATCGCTTCCGGGCCGTACACCGAATCCGGCAGCGATTATATGGTGAACGAGTTCTTCATCCTCAGGCCATACCGAGGCAAAGGCATCGGTGAAGCGGCGGCTGGCGAGCTGTTCCGGCGGCATCCCGGAAGCTGGTCGCTGTTCACGACGCCGGGCGAGCGCAACCGGGGCTCCATCGCTTTTTGGCGGAAGTCGCTGGCCCGCCATGCGGGGGAAGACGGATACACGGAGGAGGATCTGGAGCTGGAGCACTTCGGCTGCAGCAAGCTGTTCCTCTTCTCATCGGCAGCCAAACCTGCCGGGGGAGTGTCCGAAAGAACGGAAACGCCAGGCAATGCCATTGCCTGCTTTACCGGCGTCCGCAAGGCATCCATGGCCGACTTGCCGGCCATAGCCGCTCTGGATGCCAAGGCAATCGGCCATGGCGGACGGCTCGCCGAGCTCGAGAAGCATGTGCGCAGCGGCTGCTGCCTCGTTTCTCTCCGAGAGGGCAGCCTTGCGGGCTTCGCCGCGCATGACCGCTCCTTTTTCGGGCAACGGTTGCTGCAGCTGATCATGGTCGATCCGGACGACCGCAGGAGCGGAGTCGGCCGCAGTCTAATGGCGGCTTGGGAGGCCGGGTTCCCTGGAGAGAAGCTGTTCACCTCGACCAACGAATCCAACAAGCCGATGCGGCTGCTGTGCGAGGCGATGGGCTACGTCCGCAGCGGTGTCGTGGACAATCTGGACGAAGGCGATCCCGAAATCATTTATTGCAAGCCTCCGGTTGCCTGAGCGACCCTTGTCTGGTACGGTTAAGCATGCAGAGAAGCCAGGGTGCGCGCCGGCATCGGCTGGTTCGAACGGCGGACCCTGGCCTCATGGACGAGATCTGGAGGGATGATCGATGGACAGCAAGGAGCGGTTTTCCAGCCGTGTGGACAACTATGAGAAATACCGGCCGAGCTACCCGGCGCAAGCGGTAGACTACATCATCAGCCGTGGCGGGCTCAAGGAGGATTCTCCGGTAGCCGATATCGGCGCCGGAACGGGCATCTTCTCCGGGCTGCTGCTGGAGCGGCAGCTCCGGGTCATGGCCGTGGAGCCCAATCCGGATATGGCCAAGGCGGCCTGGGCCAAGCTCGGTCCCGACGAGCGGTTCGGCCTGATGCTGTCGCCTGCGGAGGATACGGGGATGGCCGCAGCTTCCGTCGATGCGATCGTTAGCGCGCAGGCGTTCCACTGGTTCGACCAGGCTGCCGCTCAGGCGGAATTCCGCCGCATCCTGAAGCCGGAAGGACGCGCGTTCCTGATCTGGAACTCGCGCGTGCTTGCGGGCACGCCTTTCCTGGAACGGTACGAGGCGCTGCTGCATAAGTACGGAACGGACTATGCGACCGTAAACCACCGCAACGTCTCTCCGGAAGCGCTGCAGGCTTTCTTCAGCGAGGGAACGATGGAGCTGCAGACCTTCCCTAATCGGCAGATCTTTGATTACGACGGCGTGAAGGGCCGCCTGCTGTCTTCCTCCTACGCTCCCGCAGAGGGACAGCCCGGTCACTCGGAGATGCTGGATGAGCTGCGGCAGATCTTCGACGAGACGCAGCAGGACGGAACGGTCAGCTTTGACTACGAGACGGAAGTGTACAGCGGACTTCTTTAGTCAGCTTTGACTGCGAGACGGAAGTGTACAGCGGACTTTTTTAGCCAGCTTTGACTGCGAGACGGAAGTGTACAGCGGGCTCCTTTAGCAGGTTTCGGCTGCCGGCCGCAAGTGTGCAGCGGGCTCCTAAGACGGCTTCGGCTGCGAGACGGAAGAGACAGGCTCTTTTAGCCGAAGCCTGGAACCGGACGAGCCGGCTGAGAAGCGGATGCGCTCCTTTCGGCATGTGCTCCGCCTGGAAGGAAGTTGACATATCCGCCGGGATTCGCTAAAGTGATAGCGATAAAGTGCGTTGAAGGGAAACAGTAGCGCCCGAGCGACATCGCTCCAGAGAGCCGGCGGTTGGTGCAAGCCGGTGCGGGATCGGGCTGCGAATTACATCCTGGAGCATCCGCGTCCGCAACTGCCTGAGGCAGAAGGGCCCGGACGGCAGCCGGCCGTTACCCGGCAGAGTGGAGCGTTCCCGTACGGGAAGCTCAACATAGGGTGGTACCGCGATGACTCGTCCCTGTCTTTGGACAGGGAGGGGTCTTTCTTTTTGTCCTGAGATACGGGCCGATAAAGCTGAAGCGACAGGTTCGGCTGCAACGATCATTCAATCAAGTGGAGGGAACAGACATGGCACAAGAGCAAGCTGCGGCCGTCAATCCGGAATTGCTGGAGGAATTGGAATACCGGGGCCTGGTGTACCAGGTGACGAACCGCGAGGAACTGAGCAAAAAGATGAGCGAAGGCCGCGTCACGCTGTACTGCGGCTTCGACCCGACGGCAGACAGCCTGCATATCGGCAGCCTGCTGCCGATCCTGATGCTGCGCCGCTTCCAGCTGGCGGGCCATAACTCCATCGCCCTCGTTGGCGGCGGCACCGGCCTCATCGGCGATCCGAGCGGCCGCTCCACCGAGCGCTCGCTCAACACGGACGACACGGTCGCGAACTGGACCGAGAGCCTAAAAAACCAGCTGTCGCGCTTCCTCGACTTCGAAGCCGCGGGCAATCCGGCGAAGCTCGTCAGCAACTACGACTGGCTCGCGCCGCTCGACATCATCACGTTCCTGCGCGACATCGGCAAGAACTTCACGGTCAACTACATGCTGGCCAAGGACTCCGTCGACTCGCGCCTCGCGAACGGCATTTCCTTCACGGAGTTCAGCTACATGATCCTGCAGGCTTACGACTTCTTCAAGCTGAACCGCGACCACGGCGTCAATCTGCAGCTGGGCGGAAGCGACCAGTGGGGCAACATCACCGCAGGCCTGGACCTGATCGGCAAAATGGGCGGAGGCGACGCTTACGGCATCACGATGCCGCTCGTCACGAAGAGCGACGGCAAGAAATTCGGCAAGTCCGAATCCGGAGCCGTATGGCTGGACCGGAACAAGACGAGCGCGTACCAGTTCTACCAGTTCTGGATCAACACGGATGACAGCGACGTCATCCGCTTCCTGAAGTACTTCACCTTCCTCTCCCGCGAGGAGATCGCCGCTCTGGAGCAGGCCGTCGCGTCGCAGCCGGAGAAGCGCGAGGCCCAGCGCGAGCTCGCCCGCCAGGTGACCAGACTCGTGCACGGAGCGGATGCCGTCGAAAGCGCTGAGAAGATCACGGCTGCGCTGTTCTCGGGCGACGTCACGCAGCTCAGCGAGGACGAGCTGGTCGAGGCGCTGCAGGACATGCCGACGACCGTAATGGGCGAGGCCGCCGAAACGGGGCTGATCGACCTGCTCGTCGAGGCGAAGGCCGCTCCTTCCCGCCGCCAGGCCAAGCAGGACATCGAGAGCGGCGCCGTCTACGTGAACGGCGTCAAGCAGACGGGCATCGACACGATGCTGACGTCGGATCAGCGCCTGCACGGACGTTACGTCGTGCTTCGCCGCGGCAAGAAGAATTACTACCTCGTGAAGTTCGAATAGAACGGCTTCAGCCCGCACCGGCATTCAGCCGGGGCGGGCTTTTTCCATGTCCCAAAATCCGCTTTCGGCAAAAGGCGGCTCTCGGGTGCAGACTTCTCCTCCGCCTCGCGAAGCTCGCCGAATGCCTTGCTGCGTGAAGCCGGGCTGCCGGCCCGGTCAAGGATACAGCTTAGCCATCTC encodes:
- a CDS encoding ATP-binding protein; the protein is MIENIIAREFQGLMYYLTACLLFLIITPRVSFIRHGRKILFVLILIVQSYFYLAYEEIDPLVYALHLTPVCVAMVALFEGWIPGTATAAAFVWGNVFIAGNDWLPPTIACAVVTVLGIIFHYRIKLSESIRLMILLHILLTFVHIGISYGFMAEQGIDFNLTEVLLITAGSLLSAPLVSYTYYLVKHQERMTEELFNAEKYHLIGQLTASISHEVRNPLTTARGFLQLMGKPGLDQQAMDRYRNHALEGIDGANAIITDYLNYSKPSVDEPKPLDIRQELSSVEQWVKPLCVMSGIEFVTSHSTEEPLIIVGDSKKFQQCLLNIMKNGIESMPEGGVLTISTRQENDKALIFIRDTGVGMNEQQLKRIGMPFYTTKDKGTGLGLMVVTNLIKAMGGRTYYRSKPNQGTICEVHLPLAPNPASS
- a CDS encoding DUF6886 family protein translates to MEPLLHHFSEESAISRFVPRPRPGRDDLPAAVWAVDEEHSVNYFFPRECPRIIYNRQPGLDGREERLLFGMSGASRIILVESRWLERIRAAALYRYEMPADTFQMEDDSAGYYVSDETVVPRSVDRMPDLLGEIARSGAELRVTPSLFPARDAIMQSSLRQFSIIRFHNAR
- a CDS encoding S-layer homology domain-containing protein, giving the protein MSSSRCSRQPLLKALLSWVLAFGLMTPAFGSAAGASPTGASEEGSVTESAYGGVPDQVYGGNTLFSSYIAAEGGKLMEDGREYRFASLNYPGALGDPAFSQDDALRTIKAMGGKATRSYVPSVLRYDGSNKDSAFILGPDSSGRMQFSEEGFAKMDRMLALANQTGVRVIIPFVDQWQWVGGIESYVNFVYPGTITGDAATDPDGWMFYTDPKVIGLFKQVVHYMMNRINTITGVKYKDDKAILAWETGNELGGYNQDKFPQSWTTEIARYIKEEEQPKQLLLDGRFSINAGSLTDDHIDIVGNHFYTGNFIDKINADAALAAGKKPYILGEFGLYTTKEPVEALYNAALQNGTSGIMIWSLRPHKEDGGFYWHDEDPGNWASYHWPGFASGDYYGETDIIRTVYNYAHYMNALDKGKTSAVPAIAAPEGAPKLFPIDSVADIRWQGVVGASGYEVQRSADGMNWETVAADASDGGRAGTKAFHDEQAITGTLYQYRVRGVNESGASAWSNVVSTTARHLIADEMSLMQNPKENRQTYAYDQSSNVLNKADNWNELGQGFKAYVAGALPGTLTYAAPVPLEAVRIKAEGSGKVRLFVSSVNGKYAEIQPRLADGLWTADGLPAETRYVKLAIDGGSSVLVDRVELEYAYAGQGYRPVPAPVRSGLIVDRSFDGQPDSASGNLAVRGASAGTEGLPVLSRLDGEHAELVYAAAGDMNSYRFTSYVKGGEELQLSASIDGLNYQPLQPAVTRKETADGWSRQVYAGFELPAGTRYIKAAYPAGGSPESPALAKADIGFGAALIPLTEAPPANVLEDGEYDYGKDDSIAARYERDQDGGEASIALDAAAKNRGSYGAKLRYELGSASFAGLSRPIGHADLSSFDALHAWVKPDGSGNRLGFRLFTGDGRIWEAAATLGGTAARTLEVKLADFTLAAGDVGRGPIDLSDVTGFGLYVGKTDGASPAAGTIVVDDVRMANASKLDNFEGYGGYNALVQKAFARNTGGGALDVSLDGSRKSEGDYGLRMDYDFSGPGYAGGSFSPDYLKLDGYDGFSFWLQPDGSNNELAIQFSDDAGKFWETKAVFRGSDPRLMYVPFSAFRYPSWYGGDPGDRPDPSRQIKTFSLYLGGSPDSLSSSGTLYVDDIQGADFTDRLNAASIAIRDSGAVIGTLPYTLSGTASGAEFVRIQVGKQTFHAPVKPDGTWSYTTSKIANGMKEATAAIELFDGTVLHSSTAALNVNVPGNPYDDGTAPAANNRLLNPGFEEAVDAGAWPVLPKHWSSKDAEGAEMTSGIVKLEGGARSDQYALVHWNDQAYEVTTSQEADGLEPGIYELKAWTKSKGGQITAEMTATGDQGAVRKAAIPQGESSWASVKLSGLEVRDGKLAVGFHSQDSGGNWIKVDDVSLIKTADLPGGGATPTPTPGGGATPTPGGGATPTPGGGATPTPGGEATPTPGGGATPTPGGEATPTPGGGATPTPGGGATPTPGGEATPTPGGEATPTPGGEATPTPGGAWTPMPSETPSPTSATPAPSAIPAPSLKPSPSTKPVPSFGDLGGTDWARSAIEEMAAKGIMLGVGGDKFAPDKPLTRAEFITALFRAFRLDAAETAGGLSDVKPMRAFSDVKPDAWYAEAVAAAARLGIAGGTGAGKFEPNRAITREEMAVMAANALKHLNRLMSADVNAELAGFKDRGQIAGYARSSVAQLAALGVMNGAGADGFAPKGKATRAQAAVVLQRMLKLLE
- a CDS encoding MBL fold metallo-hydrolase, which gives rise to MIATPGHTQGHISIYLHRQRMLIAGDALIIHDGRLCGPDNNVDDLLARKSIAADEIPPKGSYRLPVKSSKACRESP
- a CDS encoding glyoxalase superfamily protein, producing MPEFNRVVPIMRMFDVGKAKEFYLDFLGAERLWEHRFEEPLPLYMAIKLGGCELHLSEHHGDGSPGANIRIETASLTDYHKALLDSGYRYARPGLEKPPWGGCEVIVTDPFGNRITFYEAGGV